The window GACCAGGATTGCATCATAGGGTGCGTAGCGCGCCCAGCCGATCGTGCCGTCGCCGACGAGCAGCGCCACGTTCGAGATACGCAGTGCATCGAGCGCCGCCCGGGCGCGCACCGACAGCTCGCGGATGCGCTCGATCGAGTAGACGTGACCGGCCAGCTGTGCCAGCAGCGCGGTCTGGTAGCCCGAGCCGGTACCGATCTCCAGGACCTTGTCCCGCGGCTGCAGTTGCAGTGTCTGGAGATAGAGCGCCTGCAGCGACGGCTGCGAGGCGGTCTGACCGAAGCCGATCGGCAGCGGCGCGTCGTCGTACGCGCGGTTGTGCACGGACTCCGGCACGAAGAGATGGCGCGGCACACGGTCGAAGACCTGCAGCACCTCCAGGTCGTCAATGCCCCGCTCGCGGATCTGCTCGATCAGTGAGCGCCGCAGTCGCTCCCAGCGACGATCGCTCAGAGAGTCAGCCGCCACTCGCCGATCTCCTTCAGCAGATCGTAGTTGGTCAGGTCGAGGTGCAATGGCGTGATCGAGATGTAGCCGCTCCGCACGGCGTCGTAATCCGTGTCCTGCTCGCCGCGCCCCCACCACTTGCTCTCGCCGCCACCGATCCAGAAGTACTCGCGACCGTTGGGATCCAGTGCACGCGTGAGCGACCCGATGTATGCCCGCCGCGCGAGCGTCGTGACGTGTACGCCCTTCACGTCCGCCGGATCGATCCAGGGCAGGTTCACGTTCAGCACCGTGTCGGCTGGAAATTCACCGCGCTCCAGAATGTTACCGATCAGCCGCGCCAGCGGCTCGCGCCAGCGCGGCAGGTCATCGTGCTCACGGCTCGCGTGCGATACCGCGATCGACGGAATGCCGAGGATTGTCGCCTCCATGGCCGCCGCCACGGTGCCGGAGTACAGCACGTCGTCGCCCAGGTTGGCGCCGTGATTGATCCCGGACACGACGATGTCGGGCCGCCGGTCCTTCAGCAGCTCCCCGACTGCGAGCATCACGCAATCCGTCGGCGTGCCGT of the Longimicrobiales bacterium genome contains:
- the surE gene encoding 5'/3'-nucleotidase SurE, whose product is MRILVTNDDGYLATGIRVLADAVRDLGDVDIVAPDREQSATSHSLTMHYPLRVRHPEDGLAVVDGTPTDCVMLAVGELLKDRRPDIVVSGINHGANLGDDVLYSGTVAAAMEATILGIPSIAVSHASREHDDLPRWREPLARLIGNILERGEFPADTVLNVNLPWIDPADVKGVHVTTLARRAYIGSLTRALDPNGREYFWIGGGESKWWGRGEQDTDYDAVRSGYISITPLHLDLTNYDLLKEIGEWRLTL
- a CDS encoding protein-L-isoaspartate(D-aspartate) O-methyltransferase, producing MAADSLSDRRWERLRRSLIEQIRERGIDDLEVLQVFDRVPRHLFVPESVHNRAYDDAPLPIGFGQTASQPSLQALYLQTLQLQPRDKVLEIGTGSGYQTALLAQLAGHVYSIERIRELSVRARAALDALRISNVALLVGDGTIGWARYAPYDAILVAAAAPSVPAALVDQLAPGGRMLIPLGDRAEQQLTLVRKREDGSTEQEAITACTFVPLLGRFGWPA